The DNA segment TTAGGTgggcattttttttttaaattttacatgATAGAACTTGGAAATATGGATTAACTGATTATAATTTTCTTAATGAAATTAATTGCTGCATTGATTGAGACGGGAGCTATGCACGTGAGGTCCATTGGATTTTGAGGCTGTTAGGTTGACAATTGCGTTGACCGTTGAGGTGGAAGTTGAAGGCTTGGTTTCACGCTTGCTACTGGATCGGAAGCGCAATCGCGGCTATCTTTATATCTCTGAAAGGTGAGACTCTTTTGTTTAAATGCCATTGCTTTAAGCTCACAGGAAAATTGCATATGGTGATGGAATTGTAAATGTTCAGAATCGTTGTATGTAAGTTTTGTCTACTTTAGACTGTATGTTGATGCACATAATATTTAGAACTTAACATATAGGATTGAACACAGGTACCAAGTCTAATAGAACTACTGGTTAACCCTTAGCCACCCCTAGGAATTTTAGACTCAGATGTGTGTCTATATCAGTTTGTAGCTAAGACTAAGTGAGTTGGTACAACAGATTGAGTGATAACTACTTCTTCCCCGCATTATTCTCCTCTCTTAATTCTCTTTATTTGTGTGGTCTGCCAGTTTGTTGGCTTGTAAGGGCTGTTCTCCACTTAACTTATACCTTTCAAGAGTTCAAGTTATTCAGCTTGGTGCTTGTCTATTGAATCTTTAATCTTAAATACCTTTCTATAATAAGCTGGGAATTCAGGTATTAGTTTGATGCATGTCTATTTCAGTTAGTTACTAAGTGAGTTGGTTTTGATCAGTTAAAGTTGGCTATTGATAGTTAAGTTAGTTAGTAAGTCAAATAACATATGTGTTTAGCTATAAATAGGAGAAGCAATGTACGGAAATCATCTTGCAAAGAGGTTTTAGTTTGAATTTGATTCATTACTCAGTTTGGGTTTATAGAACCATGGGTTGAATAGTCAACACCAAAAAAGTGTGAAATCGGGAAACCATGAATTTAATATcttaaatatatcataaaaatcaaTTTAACTGTTAagaattatattttaaaaaaaaatctgagCTTTTATTTATAATTACGTCTAGaaaactttttaataaaaaaaatttttaaaaacaaaaaaaaaaacaataaaaaatgctTAAAAGCAGTTGAAagaggcttttttttttttttttttttacaaaaatgtgtttttGTTAGAATGGGTTCAACACATTTTTGCCTGCAAAAACTTCGaaaaaaacttttgaaaaaaaaatatatttaaacatgttaaattgttttttatgtatattttacaTGTTAAATGTTTATAAGATTGAGGCAAGCTTGACTTACAACATTAGGTAAGATTTGATAAATTGAAATCAAGTGTTTCATATGACAACAAGTTATTGTATCTTACAATAAAAGTTAGATTTGAAAAACTGTATATTTGTGCAGAAACTCGGCACAACCAAGGTTTACAGCTAATTCGACTTGAATACGATTCAAGAACTCTATGGTTAACCACTATTGTCAATGGTGTAACTCAGCTAATATATGAACCAACTTGCATCAACGTGACGGAACAACTAACTGGAATAACAGAGTTTTGAACATGTATTttgaatttttatattaaaattttaatttttgttttagtCAATATTTTGTTTCAGTTCAATTCTTTTtgtgtaaattacacttttcgtcattTATATTTGTAACAGAATGCAATAGAAGCcttttaactttaataattacagtcacaatctttttttttttttttttgtaaaacctaTTACACCATATGTCCTTTAGCATTAACCTGCTTAGATTTTTCAGTTAAGTTATATCATGTACATCTCACTGTGAGGCCATTTATGTCTTTTTCACACCTTATAATTTTTTcagtttatttatataaaaaccaAAACTTTGTCTCTCTTAAACACTCTTTCTATCACAACTCCTCAATCATTAACGTTTTTCAATAGCTCTTAATTCTCTCTTGTCTCAGATCTGAGGCAGGTTTAGAtctaaacatccattagagaggGGGTCTAAATATTTGGGTGTTTCCATCAGAATCGAACACTAATGCATCTTCCGACTCCTAACAATAATGACTGGTGGCGAGGCATTTAGGTGGTGGCCAACGGCAGAAGTGGTGGCGGTGAGGGCATAAgggattttagagagagagatgagaaTAACTTAATATGTGAAAAGTGCTGaacatttttttataaacttctacatgtatttataaaaaaaaagaactgAAAGTTTCCTTGATTGATATTTAAGGTGTTAACTTGAATTTTTAAGATAAactagtgggaatgcccgcgcgttgcCGCGGGTATTTATGTTTTTTTGTCGCATGTTGCATGACGGGTTTCACGGATTTTATTTATACGAATAATATGTTAGTAAAGCTATTATATCAATTCACGAGGAGCAATTGAATATCAATAAAATAATTGacataaaaaacaataatataaTAGATGGTAGATGATATTTTAAATCCTTtgactttaataaaaaaaattgactttTCAACATCTATTTCTTATTACACATTTACACCTTTTCAACATGTAAAAATGCGCCGAGTAGAAACCTATGAGGCAAAGCTTTGACAAAATGCTATTTGTAATATGTTGATCAAATTAACTTGCTTGTGGTGTGTTGTTATGTCATAAGTGCCAGTTTTAGAACGCAACACTGAAGTCCAAGGAGAAAGTCTTGATTTCACCAAGTATATTGACACCAACTTTGAAGGATCGTCACTTTATCCAGATGTAAAATTTCATATCATGGTTTTAAGCTTGAAAGGAATTAATATATGGACTTAATTGTAATTATAGAACTACAATATATAGGATACTATCAAGCAAGAGTTTGGAGACGAGTTACTTTATACACTGATACATTCTATAAATCTGTCATCACCTCATTAAAGAAGACGGGTTTGATGATGCTGGTATCTCAACCATCACTTTATTTATcatctttaaaaaaaacaatCATCCAAGCTTTAAAATTAAAAACCACACATGAAATAGGGCTTTcaatttatcaaaaaaaaaataacttagaTTTTAACCTCCACTATTGTTGTTACAGTCAAAATCGACACTAAGTAGAATTTGAGCACCAACGCAAAAAACCATTACTTCCCATAAGTTTTACAACAACGAAATCCAGGGGACTACACCATATCATTTACTTAAGAGCATATCAATTTTAGTTGTTGTCTTTTTATAAAGGGtcaaatgtaaaaaaaaacaagataaaaTGAAACAACTTGAACATGTTAAATGCGTCAAAACTGCcatgtattaaaaaaaattaaacgacCAATGAATGCTCCAAATTTAATAGCTAAGTCTCACTGTAGACGTgtatattgaaaaaaaaaatacctcTTTTGCAATGATTAATACATCATTTTTGGTCAGATCATTATCCTCTTCATCACAAGATAAAGCTTGATTATTCATAACGTATCTTACTCTTCTTTCTTAAAGAGTCGGATTCTTGAACTTCTTGATCAGGATCTTGTACATCAACCCCATCTTTGCCAGTCTTGAATTTCTCCTGGCAATGATCTCAGCGGCCTAACTCTTGCCGATTTCGGTCTGAAACTTCCCTGCAGTACAAACATCAGTGCAAACATTACAAGGACATGTATAATAAGCTAAGAATGCAGAGAGCATGCACAAGATAAACAAATACATTTTTTTGTAAGCCTGGCAAAAAAAAGGTGGGgcgggtaacgggtcaaaatgaaccGTTTCATAAATAATTCATTtcggttcgggtcaaaacgtgTTTTGACCAAACTGGTCAAGGGCTATGCAGTTATAGCGATCCAAAATCAAATAGCGTTCAAGGGCCGaaatttgagatataggttatcgcggtgggatatcggtaattttatatcatgcagaatttatatcTATACATATATAAAATGTAAAACATATATAACAAGATAAACAGatgcatttatttaaaaaaaagctgaagaaatTTGCCCACATCAACAATATTTAGGCCAGACCATTGATTCTAACTATTTACTTCAAATGTTTTCCAAATGAGTTAAATGGGTTGAAAGTCGTCCAATATTACTGTAAGCAATAATACGATCGTGACCTAAACGTACCAGTTTCATATTCAAGTGCTTGCAGAATCATCTCAATCTGTTTATATCAAGAATAAATGTCACAAAAAGATAACATTTTTATTAATTGTTATACAATGAGCTAAGGAAAAGATTAATAAAAAGAGTACTTTATCAAAATCTTTAACAAGATTAGCCTCAAGGGAGGCGTTATCCTCGTATTCCCTCCAAAGTTCCTTTATTTCTTCGGCTTTaggttataaaaaaaataaatggtTCAAACccatttcataaaaatataaatatatcgaTCTTTGATAACAAGTAATGAAAACTTAAAAGTACCCCTCTTTCCACCACCAAGAACCTCGCACATCTCGTTTAAAGCCGCTTGCTCAAGTCTGCTCTTTTCTACTTTAGGTACACCATCCGATGGTGTTATATCGCCCACGATAGCTATAAAATGCAGATTAGTATATCATTTATAAGCTCAAATATGACAAAAAAAATTATACAAGTAATAAACATGTACCTTCGGCAATGTCATGCACAAGGGCAATCTTGATGCACCTATTTAAAGTAAACGAAGCTTATGACTTTATTTTGTAAGTAGGTTCAATGGTAATAAAACAATAGCAAAGATTAATAAAAATAAGACCTTTCTCTGTTAATACCGGGAAGATCATCAGCAATTAAAGCCATTAATGCCATTCGATACATATGATCGGCAATAGACTCTTTGAATTCATTATAAACTCTTCTCTTCCTATAATTCCAGCCGTGGATATCACTACGTTTCCACCAAATCTGTAGGTTATTTGATTCATTACTTTCTTCACGTAGACAAGCAACAAATTTtagtaaaaaaagaaaaatcgaAAACAAAGTAAACCTCTTTGAATTCATTATAAACTCTTCTCTTCCTAGTTTTGGAGCCTAGTTTTGCAGTAATCTGCAATTCATCCGTGAAATCGATAAAAAATAATTAATCAATGGAGAGAAAACCATTCATGATTATCTTCTTTTTTCAATAGTTTTGAAGTCCAAATAACATACGAGTTGGTGAGCCTCTTGCAAACCGAAAAAAGGACCAACATAAGCAATGGCAAAGTGAGGACGAATTGGCTCTGATAGTACTTTATTCACCACACCTTCTATAGCAACGTAATGAATATTAAGGCATAAATAATAGAGAATGGTTGAATACTCGAATAACACAATTCCTGATATAATTTATGATTGATGTAAACGTAAGGGCCCGGAATAACCTACTTGAAGGGAAGGGTTGACCAAGCAGGCGGAGGGGAGCTTGGGGCAACAAAGGATGTGATTGCAAACAAGGTTCCACGAGCGGCTAACGCAAGCAGCGGAGGTAAAAGACAAGGCCGGAAGTCTGCCAAATATGTTTTGAAGAAGGTCTTCACCGACATGATCAAtagttgttgcgattctggttgaCAGGAGTTCCAGCCACAACGATGTCATTTCGGTGTTTTGAGGGTGTTATTTTATGATGGTAGTGGCAGGAGCGGCTCAACCTTTTTGTACTTCAGGGTAGCCTGGTCTTATTCAGACGAGTATTATTGCTACTTCTGCACAAAGTACAACTTATTGTCTTTCAAAGATTGTTAAAGTCAATATTAGTTGgctaaaaatgataaaaattaacTTAAAAAAGAGTAAACTAAAGTTTATATTCCAGATTTGGTGCGTTCTTTTCAAAAATTGCATATGTAGTGTCCGCTATCCACTCTCAGAAGAACGCATTTGATTCTTTTGATAACTGCTCGGTTTTTATCAGACGCATGTGATTTGGTTTTTTAAGCTAACATCAAAAGATCACCCTGCCAGTGCAGAGATGTTATGAGTGGCATGAACGAATTAGATTTGTCGTTCATCGACGTATTTTATCCCAGCCTTTAATCCACCCATCCACACGCCAATTAGTTCAACGGAGACTTACATTAACCTGTTTGTCCACCATATACAAACCCTAATTCTAAAAAAACAAATGTAGTTAACTTATAAAGGCAACACAAACCAAAAATgttaaaacagaaaaaaaataacATAAGCCTCAATGAAATGACCCGTACCAATATGAacaacaatcttctcagaacaccAAAATAGAGTCATCGGGCGATTGTAATATCAACAAAAACTTTAAGCGACATTTATACGAGACATTTACGGACCGTTCAAATTAGGTTACACTCGCAAGtcttaattaaaacaaaaattaacaTGTATCTTGAATTCGAATCATTCAGAAGAACATAACAATGAAGTAAATCAGGTGGTGAATACTTTACCAGAGTATAAACCTCATGAAAAGGAAAAATAGGGTTCTGATGAGGTTTTATGAAAGAGATGATACTCGTAATCTAGCCGCAATCCTCTTCCTGGCACCACCATCTTCATCAGAACAGAGAGGGGAAACCTAACAGATGTAATCGTCTGGTTCAAGTTGTGATCTGTTGATTTCAATTGATAATGAGATATTTAATCGGCCGTTTCAATTGTGGGATTGAAGAAAACAAAAGCAAATACAAACCAGAGAGTGATGGTTTCTTGAAGGGGCAAGTCATGCGATTGAAGGACTGCCATGATGAATCAACATTCCGGGAACACCAGGCATCCTCTTACACTCCGACGGTTTTGACTATTGGGATTCTTGATTCTAAATGCAGGAGAAGGATTTCACGAGTTTACCCCTGGAGCGCGTCTTAAAAAGTTGTTTCATTTTCTGTTCTATTTGCTTGGACTTATTTGTACATACTGTATCAAAACTTGTACACATGACAAAATTACATTTTTGTACctcacttctcctttttatagtattatagattatagatataATATATTAAATGCACCCACTTTTTTAGTCTCCCCCAATGAACATCACACTAAAAAAGTGAGGGAATTGACAAACTATGCATTTAATATCTTttcaatttaacatgttaaaaatcatttGGTTTAAAACTATTTCTCTGTTTTTCATTATAAATACATTTAGAAGCATTTTATTaagaaaaagtaaaaaaagtcaaatattttttttacttaacatgttaaatgtcATTTTTTTAAATCCTTTTTTTCAGAAACACATGTAGAAGTATTTAAAATAAAATGGAAAActgaaaatatataaaaaaaagttaaaaaaaagttattatattttttttacaaaattgtttttttttatttgaatagGAAAAGTGTAAACAAAAacagtttatgaaaattgatttttaacatgttgtAAGTTCAAAACTTAAAATATAcagtaaacttctgttttgctctatgtggtttggtcgttttaacagGTTTGCTCAAATcatttaaaaatagccattttcctccaatagtttggtATGTTGTTTTCATTTTGCTCCTTAACACTTAATTCAGCTAAATCATACACTTAAaggaagggtattttggtaattataTATACAagtattaaattatttattattaattccttaaatatgttgtatttttatttattgatattgaataaaaaaaatacataaccGATCTCTCTCTACGTAATTAAAACCCACCTCTCTCTCACTACAAACCCTCTCTCTACTCCTCTCCACCAAATATTACCACCGCCAGCCACCATCTCCAGCAATCACCACCTGCCAAAcacttccaccaccaccaccaccgtccagcCGCCACCACTACTATATCATAAAAAATACCCCCAAATCTTCGAATCTGCATCAATTTCGTTGAAAATCGGAATGCTTATAAGATCCAACAATGAATCCAATGTTTGAGAAAGTTGCATCCTAAAATCTGCGTTTTTTGAAATCGTTATCCGTGACATGGAGTTGAGAGGAGGTGACATCCAACTGCAAAAGAGCACCAAAATACCCAAACGTCGATGTGTATTCTTACAGTTTAGTTCAAACAGGCTAACATAAAGTGTTGTACAAGGCCATCAGACCATTTCGACCAACGGTTGCACACGCTTTTCCGTCAAGTTCAACTTGTGGTTTTTGGAGGTCAGCAAAACCACAGTAATAAATTATCAGCAGGGATAACAAACTAACAAACAGAGGTTAACAATTATGTAATCAATAAAtttccagatatcataagaaataGATAAGGACCTGCTCTTTTTCCCCAAAACCTATCTTCATAAAAAAGAAACCTGAAACCAATCACCACTTCACCTTCAAAATCATCACAACCATGACAGCCGAAGATCTTAGATCTGAGCAAGGTGGGTAGGTGGTGCTTGATGTAACGCTCCGCATTTCCGCACTTTCTTATTTTAGCAATTCATgttgtactttccatatttagatgCTTGTACTCTCTTTGTAATCTACTTCCGTTCCGCTTGTAATTCGAAACTACTGATCGTAATGAAAACGAAACGATTTTGTGTAATCATATTATGTGCAACTGATAATCGGTTTCTCGTTTGAACGAAATATTATTCCTGGATTCTTGATTCTATATTTATCGACACTTGATACTCGTTAAACTAGTTGAAACTATTAAAAAGATGAGATTCGGACCCTAAATCTCGAAACTCGAAAGCTTTGTGAAACGAATAAATGTTTAAAGATTTTTATTGGTTTAAAATATGGTCATTATTCAAATTTaaactaattaaattaattaattttgttatttaaaagtTTACTTTTATTAATAACCTAGTTAATCTCATTAAATTATAAAGTTAGTAAATATAAACTAACTTAGTTTGAACTTCAAAGTTAATTCTTTTAGAAACTATATAAACATAGTTAAATAAAGTCAAGGGACAGATTATACAATTCCTGAAAGTGTAAAGTGTAGGGACTGTTATTGCTTTTGTTGAAAATTTATGttatattaacaaaaaaaaagaaacaaaactaAAGACCCCAAGGATCGAACCCGGGTCTCAAGCAAACCAACCGCTCACCAAACCAACTGACTTGTGGCTATCGTTTGATAAAACCCGGGCTCCTAAATCATTTAACATCTCGCCCAGACAAGCCCACCAGCAAGCCTAGTGCGCAGAAAGGTGGCCAGGTCCATTTTTGAGCgcgatttttgtgatttttttgaGTTTTTAACAACTTTTAACATTAATTAACCAACCACCAACAAACCTAAaccttccctataaataccacacatAATCCAAGCTTCTTACACTTTTCTGAACACTCCAAACTCTCCTAAATTCATCATTAATCAGCTGCAAATATCAAGTTCGATCAGAATCATATCAAGTTACAAAAGTAtgcataactttctcatttcttatccgattcactcgattcttttttcTACTTCTTTGGTTTGACCTTAGCTACGTTTCcattggttttccatggaaaaccaggCCCTGAAACGTCACCAAAAAGGCTACAAACTTGACTGATTTTTCTGTTTTCATCTAAAACTTTGCTAAACTTTGTAAACTTGAGTtaatctcatctcaaacctatgtcctaatgctcataatcaattgaatggttagttgggcttaaaaacaaggttgagaaatgttaaatcagaggttaaaacctcacaaacattctgttttagttagggttttacccacaagaagtgttcaagcttgaagcttgatgaatgtgtgattgttagactagcttgggctatcttaCATAAAAATCCACTCACTTCTTGATGTTTTCTCATAGATTAGTTATTGTATTTCATttttcttgtaagttcatgaccctccttgttgtttataacaacaagtgtagtggtgaacattaaaggtacctaaatggaagttttgttcttcctacctcatgtatgaattcTATGATatttagaggtgcctaaatgaagacaTTGATCTTCTACCTCATTCTTGACATATATGATATAGCATACTCTATATAATACTTATGTAATATTCAAACAAACCGAACCCTTGATGATGAACAAGTGGACATTGTCAAATTAGTAAGTATTTCATCTAAACGTCATATGTGATGGATGATTACTTTCATATGGCTATGTTCATGTTATTTTAAATTCCGAAATCCATAATCTTCCGTTATTCCCTAAACTCATACATCTATGTTCCTTTGTGTAGAAGGaaaaggtgctccaaactaaacaaccaacaccaCTCGCGGGAttcaagtaggaaagcttgcaaaaACCGTGAGCATACTCGATCCTTTTTACCTTTATatcactttgggtgcaacatgtatatTATACAAACTACACTTCACTTTGAAACTATTTTTAAATGAACTCTATCCATTGTTGAAACATGAAAATATGtgtgatgcttgttaatctcgtatTCCATGTAAACTATTTGTGTtgatatatgctcattaactttgcttgcctaccttaacaattatagctctataggattaacgcaccgcccacgaaacttggggtattgttaagttaaacatgttaacctccTGCGATACTATGGGATAGGCAAAATTAAACGCGTTAGAaacttgggtttgaacatattgttaCACAATCTAGGCATACTAGTAACTCGCATATTATGATTCATGTGGATATGACCAACTTTTTAGactatattatgctatgtaaaaaAACTTGTATTCTCGCCAACTtttttgttgatatattttaatacatgttgcaagTTGATAGTTTGATGATGATGCGATGAAGAACAAAGATTAGGTGGACTTggatacacacctaaatttaaATTATCTTTTGATGTTatgttttgttgaacaatgttgtatTTCTTTGGAATATTGTATGACATTTAGTCCATTTATGAAATTCGAATTTTAATTATATtgttacatagtgttatgatgtctcttgcaatctatttcgtctcatcccgatgtttccaccatcggttggggtgtgatagattggtatcagagccataactataggggaTTAGGAATAAGTAGGAATGcattgccctagtctatagttttagaaactttgtctcttatttgttgtttaaaacttatgcATTCTACCTTACATGCTTCCTAGCAATACTTCTTGTTtgttaaacttacatgcctttcctaaggctaacataaATACACTTTTGATTCTTTTAAGACACTCGTAACATAAACGAGAcgactttaccaaaataggcgtgaaacccacaatttggtaaacgactctcattctaccttaaactatttttgcacgaaattaaaccattaagctaggagtgaaatccacatcttaatggtaattttcattttaactctagtggaccctcgtcaaagtgtcgaaattttattttgacccgacaagtaccaaccacatttagggtacgaaatcgtcaagttaggggtgaaacccgcatctcgtcgattaagtcctattcctcgattttcgatctcgccaaagtcccgattGTTTTAATCGATTagagacgtgtagtaactggaagggtaagataccgttaatcgcttctcgacgagagtatcttacctataggccaaagcacgaTTTCTCTAATTCGAAATGTCTTTCGACccatgtaggaccggttttgacaccgttcgattgcgtaacgaacgttcgacgtgcggaatccgtgaacgtgcgtgaccgaacacacaataatgTACTAGAAACGTGATTTTATTGATGAAGATGACGTGTACAAGCAAAAATCACGTGgagagtactttctctctctagactttctctctctaaacttgaatcTCCAAATCTCcaaaatgagcaaaagtcttcTAACTTATGTCataactctcctatttataggtcaaggctttaatgaaatttttcattaattacaagattgccaccttgccttttgactagatataacactataaagacttgatttcttcggtttctcgctacggctcggattgacgaaggcgatagacattaatgcactaacaatctcccccttggatattgccgcagtcaatctcgtagcgtcttgtctttctctttcttgaACAAAATCCTCGTGGATCTGTCTTCGAGCTTATGTTGCTCCCCCTCTCTgtagtctctttcttcaggctccccctttcgtcaagcttctgtGCTTTTAGGATCaacgcctggctttccgtagcaacagaatcagaaacctacacatctcaaactCTCGTAAGAGAAAATAATTTTGACTCTAAAAGAATTCACTCAaaaattctcaaacatataacacacaaaattgtgattcaaattaatgaatcatctaaaaatttgagg comes from the Helianthus annuus cultivar XRQ/B chromosome 4, HanXRQr2.0-SUNRISE, whole genome shotgun sequence genome and includes:
- the LOC118491318 gene encoding 5'-deoxynucleotidase HDDC2-like gives rise to the protein MYRMALMALIADDLPGINRERCIKIALVHDIAEAIVGDITPSDGVPKVEKSRLEQAALNEMCEVLGGGKRAEEIKELWREYEDNASLEANLVKDFDKIEMILQALEYETGKFQTEIGKS